In the genome of Mercurialis annua linkage group LG8, ddMerAnnu1.2, whole genome shotgun sequence, the window gactggttatattgctttggcatgttatattatttacattggtttatgataaatctattttagactcggaattggataagcatttATATTTACTGTTGAaaattataactgctagatttaggctgaagtctcggttgcccccgagcattggttttctgcaggtttatgtgtttaaatattaattgaaaggctagctacgggttttggtacgacattacccataccctagcgccggtcgcgattcaggAAAATGGGTCGTAACAaaactatactttagccaattagggactaaactgtactttagccaatttaatatttcaaatcaaagtaattacttttctttataattaaaacaaaatataaagttactaatccaaaaacttactttaaataagttttaatatcgtttaggggctaaattgtaatttagccactttggtattcgaaaacaattataattatccgagtaattatattaacctaagtttgtaaAATGCTTATCGTTTACGATAAATTCCTtataaatcttataaaaaaaaccaattATTAATCAAACAAAGGATAAAACTaactttaagtatttaattgattCAAACAAAACCTTTTGGTGATCATAGAGGCTAATTAGCCATCTCCTACCTTTTGAATCAAACAAACCCCGCCCAATACAGCATTATcttctttaaaaatcaaacaagaaCATGAACATGAATTATCACTTTCAAACAACAATCTTAATAACCCTTTAACAACCATAATTAATCAAGATTAAATCAATATACCCTAGCATTACAAACACAGTAATTAACAAACGAAACCGAGAATAGCCAATAGTCGATGGGTCCGAAATTATGGATttcaattgtcacgacccattttcatgaatcgcgaccggcgctagggtatgggtatggttgtaccaaaacccgtagctagccttgcgaataaacaacaactataataaacctgcaagaaaaccaatgctcgggggcaaccgagacttcagcctatttctagcagttcataaaatacaacatttatataagaAATGCTCGATCAATTCCGAATCTCCAacataacataaatatttaataacccaagttattatattaaagccaaaacaattaaatcagtagaataattctgataacaagtattagacaaatacgaatactaattactactgcggtctaagaataaaatcagtttgatagttttactaaaataaatggaacctacgaggaaaagtaaatacggagatcaccagactgtctcagatcataaccctgggaaaaattgggaaaacaacggggtcagatatactgagatgagtttataccactatctatatttattaagtggaaaacctttaaaactgcttaaaacatttaataacgatagtacgaataatagttggaaccctaatccacaattctaaataataaacataaaccaataggcctggtcccgagagctgagctacaccgagttaccaccaaccataatttaccatatccagagtcccgagagctgtgctacaccgagttactctatttggtcccgagagctacgctcacaccgagttaccacatttccataaataccttacccaaatcattaccggtgcgcacgcagtcctaatgatgcccattaggtagcatgttccaactaaaagccataatataaaaacagttcacaataTACGtaccatatatatatttaatatttaaaataacaatttacttaataaagcggtaaatagtaagtacaaactcactgcttgctaatccacgtgataaccggcaagcaactaatcctggttcgcctctgaagcacgaacagtagacgggtctagacaaataaaataattattaaaaccagaccctaactctagatagtactagacaccacataggactagcacaattaacacgttggagtaaaacaatccagaacaacacaaaatacccaaaaggtaacaatgcacaattattacaagtctattgagttctcacttaaaatccgatttataaatattatttaataatctttaaataataattaatttccaaatgggttagccgagttaccaataactacctaGCTAAccacacttgtcgggtgacccaagtctaacccgactcaaaacgtttgtcaaatataaacccgagtttatatttataaaataattcgataaaataataattcattttaaaagcggaactcaataacttcaattccaagtaacccaaagttacaactaaaacttaaccattttaagtttataaagtttagggactaaactgtactttagccaattagggactaaactgtactttaaccaatttaaggactaaattgtactttagccaatttgatattcaaaatcaaattaattacttttatttataattaaaacaaaatataaggttactaaccaaaaacttacttaaataatgAGATAGGAAAACGTAGatacgcgagtctagaatctctgggaacaaacggttttgatttcgatctagaaacgagcaagaaccaATCAATTTACTGAGAGTTGTTCGAAATCTTAAAATTGAATTCAAACCGAACGATACAACGACGATGGCTCAAACGAAGAAAATAACGTACCGTTTCCGATTCCAAAACTTTAGAATCGTAGAGGATCGAGTCTATAATCTCTGGGATCAAATGGTTCTGATTTGGATCCAAAGacgaaggagaacgaatcaGGAAACTGAAGCAATTCACTCATTAAAGAGCCTTCTCCTGAAGATCACTGAGTCCAATTATAACAAATACTTATTCGATGAAGGTCCTCAGCTTAGTTAGAAACACTGCCTTCCACACGTAATAgcataaaatgataaaataaatcttataatggaaaaagaaacttGTTCGCAGATACAAATGTAAACACTAAGTTCTCTACCtaataaaagaaaaggaaggACAACACTAGCTTAAAACACATATTGtgaaaatgaaagaaattaaACTGACCTCATCAGCCTTAATAACTGTGGTGAAGGTTTCCCATTCGCCTTCCACAAATCAACGTTTTTGTTGCATTCAAGTACTGAATATAATTGAACAGTAGATTCAGGCGAGTACTTGGAATGTACATCTTGGGAGACAACTCTGTTTGAAAGGATTCGGAATGCACAAAAATGAAGTCATTTAAGCTACAAATGCAAATTACAGATTCAAAAGCAAAATGTAGCAGTAGTCCCATTAATAACCGAAAACCCACATagaatttcaaattcaaattaatgATAAATAACGAAAAAAAACCCACCTGGGTCACACTGTTGGTAGAACTTCTCAACATCTGagacaaacaaacaaacaaaaacaaagcatGAAAATTTCATACAGAAATTTGCACCCAAATGAGAAAGAAGAAAAGTTCATTGATGAAAAGAAGAATTGAGATACTGGAGAATAGAGCTTTGATTAAACCAGAGCGTCTTCCTTTAAAGTCGCTGAAAACTTCTTCAACTGTTCTTGGTACTGGGTGCGTTATTCCCTCCATTCTCTCTTCCAAAATCAATGCTAATTCtcaatctatatatatagagagagttttatgattatgttatagaaatttaattaaaagtgAGATGAGAGGAGATGAGATGcgatattttttttctatttggacTTGGAGCGAAAATTTTAGCCCCAAAAAAAAGAGCGCCATCAGCGAATTTTTTAGCCCCAAAAGAGCGCCATTATTTTCAGGGTTATTGTTTTTATACCCGAAAGAGCAGCCCCTCTTTTAAGGCGAGGAGGAGGAGTTCTCCTCCTCGCCTAAAAAtcggaaataaaaaaatattaaaaaaatttattcggTTCTGTGACAGGTTCATAAATCGGAGGAGAACGATGGCGGCTCAGAagtgttttttaaattatttattttttaataaaaaaagtttaaaaacaattaattattaagACTGATTTGAGCATTTTTTAAGTTGAaggacttgtttgtattttttaaaatagaaaaaagtatgatataacccttcatttagttgtttttaatgttttcatcctttaattaatcaaatcatcAATTAAATCCTCGTCCCGCAAAATCCAAAAATGGGTACAATGGTTTTTTTTTCAACATGAGGGTATAAAcggaaaaaaagttcaaggtggggttttttaagtgattagacctttttttatttgcgaCCGAATAGGattattttagaaataattatAGGGTACAACATTTGCATtaatgtcattcgtgcaacaaactaatAGTGCGCTAGCCATGtggaataatttataataaaaaaataagtaataattaaaagatttcctATCGCAAATTATCactggcttgttgtaaaaatgacgtgccGCAACAGTTGCATGATATAAACACACTTATTttagaaaaaggaaaatattaCAGTCCTTATTGTTTTATtctcaaacaaaattaaacgacCGAATATAATTCGGTTGCTATTAATGACTTATTGTGACCGATGATTGGTCCATAATATGGTATGGGACATGTAGGGTTAAATACATGTTATTTAGCATTAAGAGGAGCGAGTTTGATTTGAAAATCGATCCATgagttttcattaagaaaattaGTGTTTCGGTAGTTTTTGGGAACCGACATAGTTTACTAAAAACCACATATCTCTCAAattaaccgttggatcgagctcaTACTGAGATATGTCGTTCCTAAGAGGTTAATTTAAAATGTGGATggttggatcaaaaatttaagaTCCAGACGATCGGCTGTGAGTGAAAGACGATCATCTGTAAGTGTAAATGGTCGATGATGATCCGGACGTGAAATCCAGCTTCTTATTATAAACATGTGCAAAAATATGGTTTCTTCTTCCAGACATAGATGCACGACGCAATGCCTatatcaaaacccacaacaagctattttcttcttctttttcttattcGGCTTCTAAAATTATTAGGTAAGGCACCGATAGCTTCGTAACACGCCAAAGAATCTAGGCCGAGGCTTTTCTTAATAATGAACTAGTagcaaatatatattttaaataaa includes:
- the LOC126662351 gene encoding PHD finger protein ALFIN-LIKE 7-like isoform X1 — protein: MEGITHPVPRTVEEVFSDFKGRRSGLIKALFSNVEKFYQQCDPELSPKMYIPSTRLNLLFNYIQYLNATKTLICGRRMGNLHHSY
- the LOC126662351 gene encoding uncharacterized protein LOC126662351 isoform X2 — its product is MEGITHPVPRTVEEVFSDFKGRRSDVEKFYQQCDPELSPKMYIPSTRLNLLFNYIQYLNATKTLICGRRMGNLHHSY